The Candidatus Poribacteria bacterium genome includes a region encoding these proteins:
- a CDS encoding mandelate racemase/muconate lactonizing enzyme family protein has translation MEITQVEAFALRYQTEKSSEEHTDSYYLPSEGWRSIYSRYHETMVVRITTSDGIVGYGEGQSPVSPRTSKTIVEDLCRPILMGADPFDVEYLWQRMFTAMRERGHYTGFFIDALAGCDIALWDIIGKATAKPVHKVLGGRYRDRIPLYAGVGGSTPEAAATQAAKHVSQGYGGLKIHTTHGRAEILEIVAAVREQVGPQIKLMVDLHTQYSVPEATLLGRGLEELDVMWLESPTAPEDIPGQAALAQALDMSVAIGEWTRTRYELREVFERRACDITMPDIARTGLTEGKRIASLADTYNIPVTPHIGGGGILSIAATVQFSATIPNFLIMEHSPEAYESKGQITTRKPIVENGAFVIDDMPGLGVVIDTEALESFVIRA, from the coding sequence ATGGAAATTACGCAAGTTGAAGCATTCGCGCTCCGATACCAAACCGAGAAATCATCGGAAGAACACACAGACAGTTATTACTTACCGAGCGAGGGATGGCGTTCCATCTATTCACGCTACCACGAGACGATGGTCGTACGGATTACGACATCAGACGGTATCGTTGGGTATGGTGAAGGACAAAGTCCGGTTTCACCGCGCACCTCGAAGACAATCGTTGAGGATCTGTGTCGTCCGATATTGATGGGAGCAGACCCGTTTGACGTGGAATATCTTTGGCAACGGATGTTTACGGCGATGCGGGAGCGTGGACACTATACCGGCTTTTTCATCGATGCACTCGCTGGGTGTGACATCGCGCTGTGGGACATCATCGGGAAAGCGACAGCGAAACCCGTTCACAAAGTGCTGGGCGGACGCTATCGGGATCGGATTCCCTTATACGCCGGTGTTGGCGGCAGCACGCCGGAAGCGGCGGCGACACAGGCGGCTAAGCATGTCTCACAGGGGTATGGCGGATTGAAGATTCACACGACGCACGGTCGCGCCGAGATTTTGGAGATCGTCGCCGCAGTGCGCGAACAGGTGGGTCCGCAGATTAAGCTAATGGTGGATCTGCATACCCAATACAGCGTCCCAGAAGCGACACTGCTCGGACGCGGGCTTGAGGAATTAGACGTGATGTGGTTAGAGTCGCCGACGGCACCGGAGGACATTCCCGGGCAAGCGGCGTTAGCACAGGCACTGGATATGTCAGTCGCCATTGGAGAGTGGACCCGCACCCGTTATGAGTTACGGGAGGTGTTTGAACGTCGCGCCTGCGACATCACCATGCCCGATATTGCCCGCACGGGGCTCACGGAGGGGAAACGCATCGCAAGCCTCGCCGATACCTATAACATTCCGGTGACACCACACATCGGTGGCGGTGGCATTCTCTCGATCGCTGCGACGGTGCAATTCTCAGCGACGATCCCCAACTTCCTGATTATGGAGCATTCCCCTGAGGCATACGAATCGAAAGGGCAAATCACCACGCGAAAACCGATTGTTGAGAATGGTGCTTTCGTCATTGATGATATGCCCGGACTCGGTGTTGTGATTGACACAGAGGCGTTGGAATCGTTTGTGATAAGGGCTTAA
- a CDS encoding RluA family pseudouridine synthase, with product MKNETQVYDIQGSQRGTRLDRFLIQATEGVSRTYLQRLIREGEVTINGAVAKQPSYALRDGDRVCLTLPPPRPLDTAQPERISLDILQEDSHLIVLNKPAGMLVHPANGVNVGTLVNALLAHCTDLSGIGGVERPGIVHRLDKGTSGVLVVAKTDVVHRGLSVQFERHSITRQYVAVVCGAPTETTGTIDARIARSRRDRRRMTTVETGGRHAVTHYAVLERYPQFALVQLTLETGRLHQIRVHLQHIGHPVVGDAVYGGEQRALNDADTPELKQMLSQLKRQALHARLLGFEHPATGKHLTFSAEMPGDMHRIVGALRQSAISHQRSAVGGQ from the coding sequence ATGAAAAACGAAACGCAGGTCTATGACATTCAAGGAAGTCAGCGCGGGACACGTCTCGATCGCTTTCTGATCCAGGCAACGGAAGGGGTATCTCGAACCTATCTCCAGCGGTTGATTCGCGAGGGTGAGGTTACCATCAATGGCGCGGTTGCGAAACAACCGAGTTATGCGCTGCGGGACGGTGACCGGGTGTGCTTGACGCTTCCACCGCCGCGCCCTTTGGACACCGCACAACCTGAACGAATTTCGCTCGACATCCTTCAGGAGGATAGCCACTTAATCGTTCTGAATAAACCCGCGGGTATGCTCGTTCATCCTGCGAATGGGGTGAATGTTGGCACGCTTGTGAATGCCTTGCTGGCGCATTGCACAGACCTTTCGGGGATCGGGGGTGTGGAGCGACCGGGGATCGTTCACAGACTGGACAAGGGAACATCAGGTGTGCTCGTTGTCGCGAAAACGGATGTGGTGCATCGCGGACTCTCGGTTCAATTTGAACGACATAGCATCACGCGTCAATACGTCGCTGTAGTGTGTGGGGCGCCTACAGAAACCACAGGGACAATTGATGCGCGAATTGCGCGGAGCCGACGGGATCGACGGCGGATGACGACGGTTGAGACGGGCGGACGGCACGCTGTCACGCACTATGCGGTCTTGGAGAGGTACCCGCAATTCGCCCTCGTTCAACTAACGTTGGAAACCGGACGCCTCCATCAGATTCGCGTACATCTGCAACATATTGGGCATCCTGTGGTCGGAGACGCCGTCTATGGGGGTGAACAACGGGCTTTGAACGATGCCGACACGCCGGAACTGAAACAGATGCTCTCGCAACTGAAGCGTCAGGCATTGCATGCACGCCTGCTCGGATTTGAGCATCCGGCAACGGGGAAACACTTGACTTTTTCAGCAGAGATGCCCGGAGATATGCATCGGATTGTGGGTGCCTTACGGCAGTCGGCAATTAGCCATCAGCGGTCAGCAGTCGGTGGTCAGTAA
- a CDS encoding aldo/keto reductase: protein MEYVNFGKAGVKVSPLALGLGLRGQGDANEAQRLVEHAIDSGINLIDCANIYGLMDDRANIGRSEEVLGKAIQGKRDDVVITSKVFSQIGPGPNDQGLSRYHIMREVERSLSRLNTDHIDVYLIHAPDETTPQEETVRAMDDLVRSGKVRYIGCCNHQAWQACKALWIADRINATPYMCIQNMYNLLNRDMETELFGLVREEGLGVMCYSPLAVGLLSGVYAPDEPPPAGTLWGTRLRDEFEQRMRGETGQVIVTLKRLAAELGKTPAQLAVAWVLSHPEVTVAISGSDTIEQLDDTLGGVGWELDAAVREELDEVSSSFVRLIAPPA, encoded by the coding sequence ATGGAATATGTCAATTTTGGAAAAGCAGGGGTTAAGGTAAGTCCACTCGCATTGGGTTTAGGGCTCAGAGGACAAGGCGACGCGAATGAAGCCCAAAGACTCGTTGAACACGCCATTGATTCTGGTATCAATCTCATTGATTGTGCCAATATCTATGGACTTATGGACGATCGCGCCAACATTGGTCGTTCTGAGGAGGTTCTCGGTAAAGCGATTCAGGGGAAACGGGACGACGTAGTGATTACCTCGAAAGTTTTCAGCCAGATCGGTCCGGGTCCGAACGATCAAGGGTTGTCGAGATACCATATCATGCGAGAGGTGGAACGTTCCCTATCGCGGCTGAACACCGACCACATTGATGTTTATCTCATCCACGCGCCCGATGAAACGACGCCGCAGGAGGAGACGGTCCGCGCCATGGACGATCTCGTCCGTTCCGGGAAGGTACGCTACATCGGCTGTTGTAATCATCAGGCATGGCAGGCGTGTAAAGCACTCTGGATCGCCGATCGGATTAATGCAACGCCCTATATGTGTATTCAGAATATGTATAACCTGCTGAATCGGGATATGGAAACCGAGCTGTTCGGTTTGGTACGTGAGGAAGGGTTAGGCGTTATGTGTTATAGCCCGTTAGCCGTGGGTTTGTTAAGTGGAGTTTATGCACCGGATGAACCGCCGCCTGCAGGGACCTTGTGGGGGACACGCTTACGTGATGAGTTTGAACAACGGATGCGTGGTGAGACGGGACAAGTGATCGTAACCCTCAAGCGACTGGCGGCGGAGTTAGGTAAAACGCCTGCGCAACTCGCTGTGGCGTGGGTATTATCGCATCCAGAGGTCACTGTGGCAATTAGTGGAAGCGATACGATTGAGCAACTTGACGATACACTCGGCGGTGTTGGTTGGGAACTCGATGCCGCCGTTCGAGAGGAATTAGACGAGGTGTCGAGTTCGTTTGTGCGTCTCATCGCACCACCGGCTTAG
- the murA gene encoding UDP-N-acetylglucosamine 1-carboxyvinyltransferase produces the protein MEKLIVKGGTRLQGTIPVSGCKNAVLPIAVAAAILGDGTSVLHNVPNLTDVKTLSAVLEGLGATTKIKKSSLYIEPINHLEYEAPYDLVRKMRASIYVLGPLVAKLGKAKVSFPGGCAIGPRPIDLHIRGLEHLGAEVTVESGYIYAQAERLVGTEMYLMGQHGPSVGATANVMMAATLAEGTTVIRGAAREPHITDLARFLNTMGADIEGIGTSVLTIHGVKQLRGTEHTVISDDIEAGTFMVAGAITRGDVYVEGITPQQIPAISEKLTEAGVELDWDDTGVRVTTPREISGIDVTTEPFPGFPTDMQAQIMGLLCLASGTSVITENVHTDRYIHAAELNRMGADIMLDGGRAVINGVSKLSGAPVMASDLRAGAVLVAVGMAAIGETVISRIYHIDRGYESIEEKLNNIGANIKRVNDNEEEV, from the coding sequence ATGGAAAAGTTAATCGTCAAAGGCGGCACCCGACTTCAAGGAACAATTCCCGTCAGCGGTTGCAAAAACGCAGTTCTACCGATCGCAGTCGCCGCTGCAATTCTCGGCGATGGGACAAGCGTCCTTCACAACGTACCAAATCTAACAGATGTAAAAACCCTCAGTGCCGTGTTGGAAGGACTCGGCGCCACAACAAAAATAAAAAAATCCTCACTCTATATTGAACCCATAAATCACTTAGAGTACGAAGCCCCCTATGATCTGGTGCGAAAAATGCGCGCATCTATCTATGTCCTCGGTCCGCTCGTGGCGAAATTAGGGAAGGCAAAAGTTTCATTCCCCGGCGGATGTGCTATTGGACCGCGTCCGATCGACTTGCATATCCGAGGCTTGGAGCACTTAGGTGCAGAAGTCACAGTGGAAAGCGGATACATCTACGCGCAAGCCGAACGCCTCGTCGGCACAGAGATGTATCTGATGGGACAGCATGGACCCAGCGTCGGTGCAACTGCAAATGTGATGATGGCTGCCACCTTGGCTGAAGGCACCACGGTGATCCGAGGGGCAGCCCGTGAACCGCACATCACCGATCTCGCCCGTTTCCTCAACACTATGGGCGCAGATATAGAAGGCATCGGCACCTCTGTCCTGACGATTCACGGCGTCAAACAATTGCGCGGTACCGAACATACCGTTATATCTGACGATATTGAGGCTGGCACCTTCATGGTCGCAGGCGCGATTACCAGAGGCGACGTTTACGTCGAAGGTATCACCCCCCAACAAATTCCCGCCATCTCAGAAAAACTCACTGAAGCGGGCGTTGAATTAGATTGGGACGACACGGGTGTCCGCGTTACAACACCCCGTGAAATTAGCGGCATTGATGTCACGACAGAACCCTTCCCCGGCTTTCCGACAGATATGCAGGCACAAATTATGGGACTGCTCTGCCTCGCATCTGGGACTAGCGTTATCACAGAAAATGTACACACGGATCGCTATATCCATGCAGCGGAACTCAACCGGATGGGTGCCGACATCATGCTCGATGGTGGCAGGGCAGTGATTAACGGTGTTTCCAAACTCAGTGGTGCACCCGTGATGGCTTCCGATCTCCGTGCGGGTGCCGTGCTTGTGGCAGTCGGAATGGCAGCAATCGGCGAAACCGTTATATCACGGATCTATCACATCGATCGCGGGTATGAATCCATCGAGGAAAAACTGAACAACATCGGTGCAAACATTAAAAGAGTCAACGACAACGAAGAAGAGGTTTAG
- the truA gene encoding tRNA pseudouridine(38-40) synthase TruA has product MRNIKLVLEYDGTNYHGWQTQPNMPTIQDTIEEALAKLTKTPIQIIGAGRTDTGVHAEGQVANFQTDSRIPVVAFQKGLNALLPPDIVVCSATEVPVEFHARFSATRRRYRYTILNREYPSALMRQTSYRFATEIDISRTNNVCQTLVGKHDFSSFQKVGSDRINPICEIYEAYWWTKAPYVYFEIEADAFLRGMVRAITGTLLKYTKCRDAEMELRRILDAKDRAAAGMSAPAHGLSLIEVKYNA; this is encoded by the coding sequence ATGCGAAACATTAAACTCGTGCTTGAATACGATGGCACGAATTATCACGGCTGGCAGACGCAACCGAACATGCCGACAATCCAAGACACCATCGAGGAGGCATTGGCAAAACTCACCAAAACCCCGATACAGATCATCGGGGCAGGGAGGACCGATACCGGTGTCCACGCAGAGGGACAGGTCGCCAACTTCCAGACGGATTCACGGATACCCGTCGTCGCATTCCAGAAAGGACTCAACGCTCTCCTGCCGCCGGATATCGTCGTCTGCTCCGCAACAGAGGTGCCTGTCGAGTTTCACGCCCGCTTCAGCGCGACACGTCGGCGGTATCGGTACACGATTTTGAATCGGGAATATCCGAGTGCATTGATGCGACAGACGAGTTACCGCTTCGCAACAGAAATCGATATCTCGCGAACAAACAATGTGTGCCAAACGCTGGTCGGTAAACACGATTTCTCCTCTTTCCAAAAGGTAGGGAGCGACCGGATAAACCCTATTTGTGAGATTTACGAGGCATACTGGTGGACAAAAGCACCCTACGTCTACTTTGAGATTGAAGCGGATGCCTTCCTACGAGGTATGGTGCGCGCCATCACGGGTACCCTTCTGAAATACACGAAATGCCGAGATGCTGAGATGGAACTTCGTCGTATTTTAGATGCCAAAGACCGAGCCGCAGCAGGAATGTCAGCTCCAGCACACGGATTATCTCTCATTGAAGTTAAATATAACGCCTGA
- a CDS encoding type II toxin-antitoxin system HicA family toxin, with amino-acid sequence MTYREVARKLTALGCQERKKRGGGSHRKWFNPNTQRGTVVPDWGRRDLKLGTIHAVVRQLGINWQDFQNA; translated from the coding sequence GTGACATACCGAGAAGTTGCTCGAAAATTAACAGCCCTGGGTTGTCAAGAACGAAAGAAAAGAGGCGGTGGATCACATCGAAAATGGTTTAATCCCAACACCCAACGAGGCACTGTTGTTCCAGATTGGGGTAGACGCGACCTGAAATTGGGAACGATTCATGCTGTTGTCCGTCAATTGGGAATCAATTGGCAAGATTTCCAAAATGCATAG
- a CDS encoding HD domain-containing protein: MNYSQVLNELETLVNETFALWEHNRVGFQWRHYTWNHTMRVRALSMELGKREGGDVKLLEVAGTLHDITKRYDGVILTDDNGQRILDHNGFWLNETLTPAGQNVVTELYDKHNLHGKVHHESGAVITENILAMYDFDPDFVQAATAVVLAHLKPMNLTAEDFKLLYNRIENQVLYDADTMDPNVGYTAFFRNIHIHSHFALQRGNFDLEDYVRNLPRWINSKQEFVDKLLTEASREVAQARQDRNQHLFLEMVDELDDMETNRKYGLLGVIEYFVSETEDPHFLNQLDHLTNEWLSQRRQWLAESEKDASARDRAQAAIDRVDNFLTLMTRESNGEI, translated from the coding sequence ATGAACTATAGCCAAGTCTTGAATGAATTGGAAACTTTAGTTAACGAAACCTTCGCACTCTGGGAACACAACCGCGTCGGTTTCCAGTGGCGACACTATACATGGAACCACACCATGCGTGTGCGTGCGCTGAGCATGGAACTCGGTAAGCGGGAAGGCGGGGATGTGAAGTTGCTTGAAGTCGCCGGCACCCTGCACGATATCACCAAACGGTACGACGGTGTTATCTTGACTGACGACAACGGACAACGTATCCTCGACCACAACGGTTTCTGGCTAAACGAGACGCTCACCCCTGCCGGTCAGAACGTTGTTACCGAACTCTACGACAAACACAACCTCCACGGCAAGGTCCATCACGAATCCGGGGCAGTCATCACCGAGAACATCTTGGCGATGTATGATTTTGATCCTGATTTCGTCCAAGCGGCGACAGCCGTTGTCCTCGCGCACCTAAAGCCGATGAACCTCACAGCAGAGGACTTTAAACTGCTCTACAATCGGATCGAAAACCAAGTCCTCTACGATGCTGACACCATGGACCCGAACGTCGGTTATACCGCTTTCTTCCGAAACATTCACATCCACTCCCATTTCGCGCTACAACGTGGAAACTTTGACCTTGAAGACTACGTCCGGAACCTACCGCGTTGGATTAACTCCAAACAGGAATTCGTCGACAAACTCTTGACAGAGGCCTCGCGTGAAGTTGCCCAAGCCCGACAGGATAGGAATCAACATCTTTTCTTGGAAATGGTAGATGAATTAGACGATATGGAGACAAACCGTAAATATGGATTGCTGGGTGTGATTGAGTATTTCGTCAGTGAAACCGAGGATCCTCACTTCCTGAACCAACTCGACCATCTGACAAACGAATGGCTCTCACAACGCCGACAATGGCTCGCTGAATCGGAAAAAGACGCATCGGCACGCGACCGCGCCCAAGCCGCAATCGATCGGGTTGACAATTTCCTGACCCTCATGACCCGCGAAAGTAACGGCGAAATTTAA
- a CDS encoding phytanoyl-CoA dioxygenase family protein codes for MDTATTSEQTDIAQILYPPDLYRFDTTAEGISGGFPAVTEAEIEYFHRNGYLVINDAFSPAEIEDALAGMLHLMDGKCPDFRAIQFEPKLAKQKNKMEAQERRDAIRKIFRFVDYEPRLNAMAAHAGLLGVLEQMMGDAPELFQDMALVKPPRHGSEKPWHQDCAYFNLPEGTTVIGVWIALDEATPENGCLHIIPGSNNEGPMIHFKRRDWQICDTDVPIGRDTMVPLKPGGCLFWHGLTHHGSPVNQSEQRRRALQFHYKPTNTEEITTQERMDVYGSEGKDVDC; via the coding sequence ATGGATACCGCAACGACAAGCGAACAGACAGACATCGCCCAAATCCTATATCCACCCGACCTTTACCGTTTTGATACCACTGCCGAAGGGATTTCCGGTGGGTTCCCCGCCGTAACCGAGGCAGAGATCGAATACTTCCATCGAAACGGTTACCTCGTCATTAACGATGCCTTTAGCCCCGCCGAAATCGAGGACGCATTGGCAGGGATGCTCCATCTCATGGATGGAAAGTGCCCCGATTTTCGGGCGATCCAATTTGAACCGAAACTCGCCAAACAGAAGAACAAGATGGAAGCACAGGAACGTCGGGACGCCATCAGGAAAATCTTCCGTTTTGTTGACTACGAACCGCGTCTGAACGCAATGGCAGCCCATGCGGGACTTCTCGGTGTGCTCGAACAAATGATGGGGGATGCGCCTGAACTATTCCAAGACATGGCACTCGTCAAACCGCCACGTCACGGTTCAGAAAAGCCGTGGCATCAGGATTGCGCCTACTTTAACCTACCGGAGGGAACAACGGTTATCGGCGTATGGATCGCCTTAGATGAAGCCACGCCTGAAAACGGATGTCTACACATCATACCGGGCTCAAATAATGAGGGACCGATGATCCATTTCAAACGGCGGGATTGGCAGATTTGCGACACGGATGTACCCATAGGACGAGATACGATGGTGCCGCTCAAGCCGGGGGGTTGTCTTTTCTGGCACGGGTTAACGCATCACGGAAGCCCTGTTAACCAATCGGAACAACGGCGGCGCGCGTTACAGTTTCATTACAAACCGACGAATACTGAAGAGATTACAACACAGGAACGGATGGACGTTTACGGAAGCGAAGGAAAAGACGTGGATTGCTAA
- a CDS encoding Gfo/Idh/MocA family oxidoreductase: protein MADKTYRVGIIGCGGMGRSHARNWTSTGRVEVVTASDISAESAAKFAEEHGLPTHYTDFGEMCEQEDLDIVSITTWQSVRAEPTIAAAESGVLGVITEKPMAASVGDAQDMMDACEKHNVKLVVGHQRRFSPQNCEARRLIQEGAIGQPQAMLRRDGHGLLNRGTHEIDEMRYILGDPDPLWLIGQVARKTDRWERRVRTEDLCMAEICFENGIRGIYESDLPEPVLRGDVVYGDDGQLRRGENNTIELLNSKAAGWQVVEPRQDEPNQFDEMLDWIAGSVDEHRNAGKHGLCTIEILMAIYESLRLQDVVTFPLKTRPNPLDLLVEGGKLPVFVEGRYDIRAPFPEETK from the coding sequence ATGGCAGACAAGACATATCGTGTTGGAATTATTGGATGCGGGGGCATGGGACGTTCCCATGCGCGTAATTGGACAAGTACTGGGCGTGTCGAAGTTGTCACGGCTTCAGACATTAGCGCCGAGTCGGCGGCGAAATTTGCGGAAGAGCATGGACTCCCAACGCACTATACCGATTTCGGTGAAATGTGCGAGCAGGAGGACTTGGACATCGTCAGTATTACGACCTGGCAGAGTGTCCGTGCCGAACCGACGATCGCTGCGGCAGAGAGTGGTGTACTCGGTGTCATTACTGAGAAACCGATGGCGGCTTCGGTTGGCGATGCGCAGGACATGATGGATGCCTGTGAGAAGCACAACGTGAAGTTGGTCGTTGGACACCAGCGGCGTTTCAGCCCCCAAAATTGTGAGGCACGTCGCTTGATTCAAGAGGGTGCGATCGGTCAACCGCAGGCGATGCTCCGTCGCGACGGACACGGGCTATTGAACCGTGGCACCCATGAAATCGATGAAATGCGCTACATCCTCGGGGATCCAGATCCGTTATGGCTCATCGGTCAGGTTGCACGCAAAACTGATCGTTGGGAACGACGCGTCAGAACGGAAGACCTGTGCATGGCGGAAATCTGCTTTGAAAACGGTATCCGCGGCATCTACGAAAGCGATTTACCGGAACCCGTCCTCCGCGGCGATGTCGTCTATGGAGACGATGGGCAGCTCCGTCGGGGTGAAAACAATACGATTGAATTGCTCAACAGCAAAGCCGCAGGATGGCAGGTCGTTGAACCCCGTCAAGATGAACCGAATCAGTTTGACGAGATGTTAGATTGGATTGCGGGGAGTGTTGATGAACACCGCAATGCAGGCAAACACGGGCTTTGCACGATAGAAATCCTGATGGCGATTTATGAATCCTTGCGCCTCCAAGACGTTGTGACGTTCCCGTTAAAAACGCGTCCCAACCCGCTTGACCTTCTGGTCGAAGGTGGAAAGTTACCGGTATTTGTTGAGGGACGCTACGATATCCGTGCGCCGTTCCCGGAAGAGACGAAGTAG
- a CDS encoding HEPN domain-containing protein, whose translation MNPLTVEWIQKAEGDHTIMHQNYRSSNPVHDAICFHAQQCIEKYLKAWLQVANIPFTRTHDLERLLNLITPTLPDWKIWQADFSTISEHAVDFRYLGKAATDADAQHAVETCVRVRQAVRKKLGLPPNIESDG comes from the coding sequence ATGAATCCATTGACAGTGGAATGGATCCAAAAGGCGGAGGGCGATCATACCATCATGCACCAGAATTATCGCTCATCGAATCCAGTACACGATGCCATCTGCTTCCATGCCCAGCAGTGTATTGAAAAATATCTCAAAGCGTGGCTCCAAGTGGCGAACATTCCCTTTACGAGGACACACGATTTAGAAAGGCTACTGAATTTGATTACTCCTACGCTCCCTGATTGGAAAATTTGGCAAGCCGATTTCTCAACAATTTCTGAACATGCGGTGGATTTCCGTTATCTGGGCAAAGCGGCGACTGATGCTGATGCTCAACACGCTGTAGAAACTTGTGTTCGGGTTCGCCAAGCGGTTCGGAAAAAGTTGGGATTACCTCCGAATATAGAAAGCGACGGTTAG
- a CDS encoding polysaccharide deacetylase family protein — translation MKLIIATVSGIATVGLLWVFFRPPFGENIVHLNTHQRVVALTFDDGPSPPYTHQLLDVLAKHDVKATFFMIGNRVEQYPETVRRVIAEGHQVGNHSYSHPVLGLLPPASVRREIERTDALLRHIGVKGEIVFRAPILTRFLPVAWVLAKRDRAHVSGNVWSWDWTTQNPEKITKTVLRKVKPGGIIILHDGKGVYGNATRLGTIEATDRIITVLKREGYAFVRVSDVRH, via the coding sequence ATGAAATTAATAATCGCTACTGTGTCAGGGATAGCAACAGTCGGGTTGTTGTGGGTTTTCTTCAGACCCCCCTTCGGAGAGAACATTGTTCACCTGAACACACATCAACGGGTTGTCGCCCTCACCTTTGATGATGGACCGAGTCCGCCTTATACCCATCAGTTGCTTGATGTCCTCGCCAAACATGATGTCAAAGCCACGTTCTTTATGATCGGGAATCGGGTTGAACAGTATCCTGAAACGGTACGCCGCGTTATCGCTGAAGGACACCAAGTCGGTAATCATTCCTATAGCCATCCTGTCCTGGGGTTGCTGCCGCCCGCCTCTGTCCGGCGGGAAATTGAACGGACGGATGCGCTGCTTCGCCACATCGGTGTAAAGGGTGAGATTGTGTTTCGGGCACCTATCTTAACAAGATTTCTGCCGGTGGCGTGGGTGCTTGCGAAGCGGGACCGCGCCCATGTGAGCGGTAATGTATGGAGTTGGGATTGGACGACACAGAACCCAGAGAAAATTACCAAAACGGTGTTGCGGAAGGTCAAACCGGGTGGCATTATCATCTTACACGATGGAAAAGGCGTCTATGGGAACGCTACCCGTCTGGGAACGATAGAAGCAACAGACAGGATCATTACTGTGCTTAAACGAGAGGGATACGCGTTTGTGCGGGTATCGGACGTGCGCCATTAA
- a CDS encoding sodium:calcium antiporter — protein sequence MEQWITELINGLPSLALFAIIAVTLYTLGKGADWLVDEAVILSTRWGLGKAVIGATIVSIGTTTPEAAVSVLSALQGEPGLALGNAVGSIICDTGLILGLASLIAPLPLNRQLASRLSNVQVGAGILLVLGCFPWTSPAKVFTQGGTLPQLVGVVFVILLALYIYQSIRWASAAGANPENGEETEAEGGGAFGTLLKLIGSIAIVVISAQILIPTVIEIAERTKVPEHIISATLVAFGTSLPELVTAITAVRRGHGELAVGNIIGADILNVLFVAGVSASATQGGLQADGQFFQFLFPAMLFILIVFRCGIFVSGDQLKRPFGIVLVGTWLLVTILSYVLSIEMH from the coding sequence ATGGAACAATGGATCACAGAACTTATTAACGGGTTACCCAGCCTGGCTCTTTTTGCGATAATCGCGGTAACCCTTTACACACTCGGCAAAGGTGCGGATTGGCTCGTCGATGAAGCCGTCATCCTTTCCACCCGATGGGGTTTAGGGAAAGCAGTCATCGGTGCAACGATCGTGAGCATCGGCACCACAACCCCAGAGGCAGCAGTCTCTGTGCTATCAGCACTACAAGGAGAACCGGGGCTTGCACTCGGCAATGCAGTCGGTTCTATTATTTGCGATACGGGACTCATTCTCGGATTGGCATCCCTCATCGCGCCACTCCCTCTCAATCGCCAATTGGCTTCACGGCTGTCAAACGTCCAAGTCGGTGCGGGCATCCTGCTCGTACTCGGTTGTTTCCCGTGGACCTCTCCAGCGAAAGTCTTCACGCAAGGCGGCACTTTACCACAACTCGTAGGCGTCGTCTTCGTTATACTCCTGGCGCTATACATCTATCAGTCCATCCGGTGGGCAAGTGCCGCAGGCGCGAATCCTGAGAATGGCGAAGAAACGGAGGCAGAGGGCGGAGGTGCTTTCGGAACGCTCCTTAAACTCATCGGATCAATTGCCATCGTTGTTATCTCTGCTCAGATATTGATTCCGACTGTGATCGAGATAGCAGAAAGGACTAAGGTGCCCGAGCACATCATCTCGGCGACACTCGTTGCGTTTGGGACATCACTCCCGGAACTGGTGACGGCAATAACAGCAGTTAGACGCGGACATGGAGAGTTGGCAGTCGGGAACATCATCGGCGCGGACATTCTCAATGTCCTCTTTGTCGCCGGTGTCTCTGCCTCTGCGACGCAAGGTGGGTTGCAGGCAGACGGTCAATTTTTCCAATTCCTGTTCCCAGCGATGCTGTTTATTCTGATCGTCTTCCGGTGTGGAATCTTCGTATCGGGCGATCAGTTGAAACGTCCGTTCGGGATCGTGCTGGTCGGCACATGGCTCCTGGTGACAATCCTGAGTTATGTCCTTTCAATTGAAATGCATTAA